A region of Hippoglossus stenolepis isolate QCI-W04-F060 chromosome 7, HSTE1.2, whole genome shotgun sequence DNA encodes the following proteins:
- the LOC118112705 gene encoding pre-mRNA-splicing factor RBM22: MSFPIANTDGTRPVGQLGKASSSSDMLLKLARTTPYYKRNRPHICSFWVKGECQRGEECPYRHEKPTDPDDPLADQNIKDRYYGINDPVADKLLKRASTMPRLDPPDDKSIFTLYIGGLGDTVTDGDLRNHFYQFGEIRTITIVQRQQCAFIQFATRQSAETAAEKSFNKLIINGRRLTVKWGRSQAARGKEGIKEGVSEMGTRLDPVPGLPGALPPPPALDEETTSHYFNLDPGTSPAVMNIALPPPTGINPPPPGFWPPMFHLMAHMAPPMLPPMNMRHPGHIHYPSQDPQRMGAHAAHGARHGDNGKHNARSKELCKSLSLFLTSAMPFGGAMASKRVTPLIDFEAVESQNLPGVALDRMCRRPNFNRAPRGWGGYYSPESNEL, translated from the exons atgtCCTTCCCT ATAGCAAATACTGATGGCACACGGCCGGTGGGCCAGCTAGGTAAGGCTAGCAGCTCCAGTGATATGTTGCTGAAACTGGCCCGTACGACGCCATATTACAAGAGGAACCGGCCGCACATCTGCTCCTTCTGGGTGAAGGGAGAGTGTCAGAGAGGGGAGGAGTGTCCGTACAG GCATGAGAAGCCCACGGATCCCGACGACCCTCTGGCTGACCAGAACATAAAAGACCGTTACTACGGTATCAATGACCCTGTTGCAGACAAGCTGCTGAAAAGGGCCTCAACCATGCCACGACTAGACCCACCAGATGACAAGTCAATCTTCACCCTCTACATTGGAGGTTTGGGAGATACTGTCACGGATGGAGACCTCAG GAATCACTTTTACCAGTTTGGTGAGATTCGTACCATTACCATCGTCCAGCGGCAGCAGTGTGCCTTCATCCAGTTTGCCACACGGCAGTCTGCTGAAACGGCTGCAGAGAAGTCCTTCAACAAACTGATCATTAATGGACGAAGGCTCACTGTCAAATGGGGAAG gTCTCAGGCAGCAAGAGGAAAGGAGGGTATCAAAGAGGGTGTCAGCGAGATGGGTACCAGACTTGATCCTGTACCTGGCCTGCCTGGAG CTCTTCCTCCACCACCAGCTTTGGATGAAGAAACCACTTCACATTACTTCAACCTGGACCCGGGCACTTCTCCTGCTGTCATGAACATAGCTCTGCCCCCACCAACAGGAATCAACCCACCTCCCCCAG GTTTTTGGCCTCCAATGTTTCACCTGATGGCTCACATGGCTCCACCTATGCTCCCTCCAATGAACATGAGACATCCTGGTCATATTCACTACCCCTCCCAGGATCCTCAGCGCATGGGTGCCCATGCAGCACATGGCGCACGCCATGGAGA TAATGGGAAACACAATGCAAGGAGCAAGGAGCTTTGTAAGAgcctttctttatttctcacaTCTGCCATGCCATTTGGGGGTGCTATGGCCAGCAAGAGGGTGACACCGCTCATCGACTTCGAGGCAGTCGAATCTCAGAACCTGCCTGGCGTCGCCCTGGACCGCATGTGCCGACGACCCAACTTCAACAGAGCACCCAGGGGATGGGGAGGCTATTACAGCCCAGAATCTAATGAACTATGA